Within Actinopolymorpha sp. NPDC004070, the genomic segment CTCACCCACGGCACCAGCTACAACGAAGCCACCGCCTGGCCAACCCAAGAAGCCATCGCCGCTTGACAGCTTAGAGCCGTGGGATGTCTAGGCCATGAGACGCCTCGACCCCGGACATGACAAAGGCCCGCGGGGACATACCCCGCGAGCCTTCGTTTCTCACCGTGATGTGTGCGACCACACCCGGAGGAGGGTCACACCGTGCGGACGTTCTCCGCCTGCGGGCCCTTCGGACCCTGCACGACGTCGAACTCCACGCGCTGGTCCTCGTCCAGTGAGCGGTAGCCGTCGGCGACGATCGCGGAGAAGTGGACGAACACGTCCTGACCGCCGTCGACGGAGATGAAGCCGAAGCCCTTGTCAGCGTTGAACCACTTGACGGTTCCCTGCGCCATGTTTCTCTGTTTCCCCTCGCGGAGACGTTGGTGCAGCACTCGAACCTCACGAGCACCGAGTCGCCACGGGGCACTGCCCGCGTGTCGAATCCCGCGGGCCGAGAGCCACGCGTGCAGACCGACCGGAACCCTCCGACGGCCTGCGACGCACGCTCCCGCGCGTCTTGTTGAAACGACGAACGACCGCGCAGGAACGTATCACTTCCGTGCTCGTCTGACCACGCCTCGACCGGTTTGCCTCCGATGTCGGTCAGGGCGCGTCGTTCGGGGGACGGATCCCGGTGATCGAGACGTTGTAGTACAGCTCGGCGGGCACCACCGGCTTCAGCAACCGGTCGACCGCGCTCAGCCGCTGCCAGCTCCGGTAGGCGAAGTTGGCCCACCCCCAGCCGAGGCGGTCGGGGTTGACGGCGTACTCGAACGTCCGGACCGGCCAGCCGAACCACGCGGCGGTCAGCTCCTCGGTGACGGTCCGCACGTCCGCCGCACCCGCGCGCTCGGCGGTGCGCGCCAGGGCGTCGGGGTCGAAGGTGTGCAGGTCGACCACCGACTCCAGGGCCGCGGCGCGGGAGGACTCGTCGAGCTCCTCCTTCGAGCGGGCCCAGCGGCGGCGGAGCGGAGCCAGGTGGGTGGCCCTGGTGGCCAGCCACCAGGTGGCCTGGGA encodes:
- a CDS encoding cold-shock protein is translated as MAQGTVKWFNADKGFGFISVDGGQDVFVHFSAIVADGYRSLDEDQRVEFDVVQGPKGPQAENVRTV